The Flavobacteriales bacterium genome segment GGGGCTGAATTCCATAGTTCACGCTATGGAGACGTGGCCGAGTATCGCCACAAAGGGAGAAAGGCCATACTCCTCAAACCATCCACCTTTATGAACCTGAGTGGAAAGGCAGTCAGGTACTGGATGCAGGAAGAGAGGATCCCATTGGACAAGGTGCTCGTCATTACCGATGACCTTGCCTTACCCTTCGGAACCTTGAGATTACGGGGTAAAGGGAGCGATGGGGGCCACAATGGCCTGAAGGACATCCAAGCCATTCTCAATACGACACAGTACCCCCGGCTTCGCTTCGGGATCGGGGATACATTCTCACGTGGAAAGCAAGTGGACTATGTGTTGGGAGAATGGGAGAGAGAGGAATTGGAAGAACTCCCAGAACTTTACGATAGAGCTTGCCAGATCATCCGATCCTACATGGGGGCAGGGCTCGCACGTACGATGAACGATTT includes the following:
- a CDS encoding aminoacyl-tRNA hydrolase; protein product: MKYLIVGLGNPGPKYAETRHNVGFQVLDHLVEGKEGAEFHSSRYGDVAEYRHKGRKAILLKPSTFMNLSGKAVRYWMQEERIPLDKVLVITDDLALPFGTLRLRGKGSDGGHNGLKDIQAILNTTQYPRLRFGIGDTFSRGKQVDYVLGEWEREELEELPELYDRACQIIRSYMGAGLARTMNDFNKRK